The Leifsonia williamsii genome includes a region encoding these proteins:
- a CDS encoding carbohydrate ABC transporter permease: MKTTLRESVTTHALLIVAALFAVYPLGSIVASSLSGRSGGIDWGNFAVAWTRGHFASALTSSAIVAITVVIVTAVISCTAGYALGTMRVPGSRVIMAVLLVGLVLPYEVTVLPLYQLLSGWGLVDTYWALILPQVGLSVPLGVFWMRTFFASVPGEILEAARMDGASRFQILRQVLLPIAGPAVATLSTILFLFTWNEFLLALVLVPGNVSAQTAPLALSFFAGTDRASNPSVTAAAAVLVALPIIVAYIVLQRRLITGLTAGAVK, translated from the coding sequence GTGAAGACCACGCTCCGCGAATCCGTCACCACCCACGCCCTGCTGATCGTCGCGGCGCTGTTCGCCGTCTACCCGCTCGGGTCGATCGTCGCCTCCTCGCTCTCCGGCCGCTCCGGCGGCATCGACTGGGGCAACTTCGCCGTGGCCTGGACCCGCGGGCACTTCGCGTCGGCGCTCACGTCGAGCGCCATCGTCGCCATCACGGTCGTCATCGTCACGGCCGTGATCTCCTGCACGGCCGGCTACGCGCTCGGCACCATGCGCGTGCCGGGCAGCCGGGTGATCATGGCCGTGCTGCTCGTCGGCCTCGTGCTGCCCTACGAGGTCACGGTGCTGCCGCTGTACCAGCTGCTCTCCGGCTGGGGGCTGGTCGACACCTACTGGGCGCTCATCCTGCCGCAGGTCGGGCTCTCGGTGCCGCTCGGCGTGTTCTGGATGCGGACCTTCTTCGCCTCCGTGCCCGGCGAGATCCTGGAGGCGGCGCGGATGGACGGGGCGTCGCGCTTCCAGATCCTGCGGCAGGTGCTGCTCCCGATCGCCGGGCCCGCCGTGGCGACGCTCTCGACCATCCTGTTCCTGTTCACCTGGAACGAGTTCCTGCTCGCGCTCGTGCTCGTGCCCGGCAACGTATCGGCGCAGACCGCGCCGCTCGCACTGTCGTTCTTCGCGGGGACCGACCGGGCCAGCAACCCGAGCGTCACGGCGGCCGCGGCCGTCCTCGTCGCCCTGCCCATCATCGTCGCCTACATCGTGCTGCAACGCCGGCTCATCACCGGCCTCACAGCGGGAGCCGTGAAATGA
- a CDS encoding ABC transporter substrate-binding protein — protein MSHAPRRSVALVIGATLAALALTSCAAPGSGSASSASGSETISAKVTAADVKKLGSTTLSVWADQAEQPLMKNFIPAYEKAYPNVKVDITYKSFDDLIATVVNAAASKTAPDVFQGNIGYAVDGALVKAKLVRPLDDVAKVYGWTTGTGASTLSPARWNEDGTAFGSGTLYGMSPISEVQGIYYNKAKLSALGLDAPASIADLEKDAAAAKAAGETPMMLGNSDQYAATHIFSDIAVTDEKPATIRDWIGGEKGATFETSGNAKAADTMRDWVSKGWFESGYDGLSNEDALAKFAGGTGVFFVGGSWNGAALNADGYGFGSLVSGGVGATASPWHISAKTEKSAAGIAWLDMLHQPQTGQWILDGGRLPVVTDGVKAADSLSAETLDALKKTIEAGTQVGYYDWTTTDMLSVMGGALQEVMAGRTSGADFTKTVQAAWTKGHK, from the coding sequence ATGTCACACGCACCCCGCCGGTCTGTCGCGCTCGTCATCGGCGCGACCCTGGCCGCGCTCGCCCTGACCAGCTGCGCCGCACCCGGATCCGGCTCGGCCTCCTCGGCCTCCGGCTCCGAGACCATCTCGGCGAAGGTCACCGCCGCCGACGTGAAGAAGCTGGGCTCGACCACCCTCTCGGTCTGGGCCGACCAGGCCGAGCAGCCGCTGATGAAGAACTTCATCCCGGCGTACGAGAAGGCGTACCCGAACGTGAAGGTGGACATCACCTACAAGAGCTTCGACGACCTGATCGCGACGGTGGTCAACGCCGCGGCGAGCAAGACCGCGCCCGACGTGTTCCAGGGCAACATCGGCTACGCCGTCGACGGCGCCCTCGTGAAGGCGAAGCTCGTCCGCCCGCTCGACGACGTCGCGAAGGTGTACGGCTGGACCACCGGCACCGGCGCCTCCACGCTGTCGCCGGCCCGCTGGAACGAGGACGGCACCGCCTTCGGCTCCGGCACCCTCTACGGCATGTCGCCGATCAGCGAGGTGCAGGGCATCTACTACAACAAGGCCAAGCTCTCCGCGCTCGGCCTCGACGCGCCGGCCTCCATCGCCGACCTCGAGAAGGATGCGGCCGCGGCGAAGGCGGCGGGCGAGACCCCGATGATGCTCGGCAACTCGGACCAGTACGCGGCGACGCACATCTTCAGCGACATCGCGGTGACCGACGAGAAGCCGGCCACGATCCGCGACTGGATCGGCGGCGAGAAGGGCGCGACGTTCGAGACCTCCGGCAACGCGAAGGCGGCCGACACGATGCGCGACTGGGTGTCGAAGGGCTGGTTCGAGTCCGGCTATGACGGCCTCAGCAACGAGGACGCCCTGGCCAAGTTCGCGGGCGGCACCGGCGTGTTCTTCGTCGGCGGCTCGTGGAACGGCGCCGCGCTGAACGCCGACGGCTACGGCTTCGGCTCGCTGGTCTCCGGCGGCGTCGGAGCCACGGCCTCCCCGTGGCACATCAGCGCCAAGACCGAGAAGTCGGCCGCCGGCATCGCCTGGCTCGACATGCTGCACCAGCCGCAGACCGGCCAGTGGATCCTCGACGGCGGTCGCCTGCCGGTCGTGACCGACGGGGTGAAGGCCGCCGACAGCCTGAGCGCCGAGACCCTCGACGCTCTGAAGAAGACCATCGAGGCGGGCACCCAGGTCGGCTACTACGACTGGACCACGACTGACATGCTCAGCGTCATGGGCGGCGCCCTCCAGGAGGTCATGGCCGGCCGCACCTCCGGCGCCGACTTCACGAAGACCGTCCAGGCGGCGTGGACCAAGGGTCACAAGTGA
- the hisD gene encoding histidinol dehydrogenase, whose translation MKLSPRFVAQHDARFTLLKSPGVDAPEAQRDPRVAETVTAMLLDIEKNGIDAVRRYARELDRFEKDDFELSASDLASSGSRIAPELREAIDLGSARTKQFAALQREHLEDFEAEIAPGLVVGQKYVPVGNVGAYLPAGRFPLTASAFMTVGVAKVAGVPSVIGCTPPQPHGGVNDAVAYTAYVSGIDHLFVVGGVQALAAMAFGLLGQAPVDMIVGAGNAYVAEAKRQLFGTVAIDLLAGPSEVAVIADDTADPELVAADLLGQAEHGPNSPAALVTTSERLGRLVIAAVDRQLETLSTASICGSAWRDFGSVVLVENKEDAVLVMDELAPEHLEIQTADDAFYQDALTNYGSLFIGPWSTVAYSDKGMAGTNHTLPTAGGAKHSAGLSVSRYLKPLTFQKISREATPLLAPAVETISASEGMSAHEATATMRMQRYVG comes from the coding sequence ATGAAATTGAGCCCCCGTTTCGTCGCTCAGCACGACGCCCGCTTCACCCTCCTCAAGTCCCCCGGCGTGGACGCGCCCGAAGCCCAGCGCGACCCCCGCGTCGCCGAGACGGTCACGGCGATGCTGCTCGACATCGAGAAGAACGGGATCGACGCCGTGCGCCGGTACGCGCGGGAGCTCGACCGGTTCGAGAAGGACGACTTCGAGCTGAGCGCCTCCGACCTCGCGTCCTCCGGGTCGCGCATCGCGCCGGAGCTGCGCGAGGCCATCGACCTCGGCTCCGCCCGGACCAAGCAGTTCGCCGCCCTGCAGCGCGAGCACCTCGAGGACTTCGAGGCCGAGATCGCGCCGGGGCTGGTCGTCGGTCAGAAGTACGTGCCGGTCGGCAACGTCGGCGCGTACCTGCCGGCGGGCCGCTTCCCGCTCACCGCCAGCGCCTTCATGACGGTCGGCGTCGCGAAGGTCGCCGGCGTGCCGTCGGTCATCGGCTGCACCCCGCCGCAGCCGCACGGCGGCGTCAACGACGCGGTCGCCTACACCGCATACGTCTCCGGTATCGACCACCTGTTCGTCGTCGGCGGCGTGCAGGCGCTCGCCGCGATGGCGTTCGGCCTGCTCGGCCAGGCGCCGGTGGACATGATCGTCGGCGCCGGCAACGCGTACGTCGCCGAGGCGAAGCGGCAGCTCTTCGGCACGGTCGCCATCGACCTCCTCGCCGGCCCCAGCGAGGTCGCCGTGATCGCGGACGACACCGCCGATCCCGAGCTGGTCGCGGCCGACCTGCTCGGCCAGGCCGAGCACGGCCCGAACTCGCCGGCGGCCCTCGTCACCACCTCGGAGCGCCTCGGCCGGCTGGTCATCGCCGCCGTCGACCGCCAGCTCGAGACCCTGTCGACCGCGTCGATCTGCGGTTCGGCCTGGCGCGACTTCGGCTCGGTCGTCCTCGTGGAGAACAAGGAGGACGCGGTTCTCGTCATGGACGAGCTCGCCCCCGAGCACCTCGAGATCCAGACCGCCGACGACGCCTTCTACCAGGACGCGCTGACCAACTACGGCTCCCTCTTCATCGGCCCGTGGAGCACGGTCGCCTACTCCGACAAGGGCATGGCGGGCACCAACCACACCCTCCCGACCGCCGGCGGCGCGAAGCACAGCGCCGGCCTGTCCGTCTCCCGCTACCTCAAGCCCCTCACCTTCCAGAAGATCAGCCGCGAAGCGACCCCGCTGCTCGCCCCGGCCGTCGAGACCATCTCGGCGAGCGAAGGGATGTCCGCCCACGAGGCGACCGCGACGATGCGCATGCAGCGCTACGTCGGCTGA
- a CDS encoding carbohydrate ABC transporter permease, with product MTVLTPTETAGVVVATRRRRRRLTRASWSSLLYLAPALVFFGLFVVYPIITSIQFSFYDYDGLTVATPAGFANYVNVFTDPDLRAALAHSLVLLVFYAALPVCIGLLLAGAMSRIRIYGLTLFRALLFVPQILSSVVVAVAWRGLLATDGPVNWVLQHIGLGALATAWLGNFDTALPAIGVIGTWVEYGLCMVLFLAGIVTIDRSLYEAARLDGAGAVREFFAITLPALRPQISIALILTITFALRNFDLIWNTTRGGPGTSTTVPSLFVYLDAFQNRQLGQASALAVVLTVIIFVVVTAVQALLQERGERS from the coding sequence GTGACCGTCCTCACCCCGACCGAGACCGCCGGCGTCGTCGTCGCCACCCGACGACGCCGGCGGCGGCTCACCCGCGCGAGCTGGTCCAGCCTGCTCTACCTCGCGCCGGCGCTGGTGTTCTTCGGGCTGTTCGTCGTCTACCCGATCATCACCTCCATCCAGTTCTCCTTCTACGACTACGACGGCCTGACGGTGGCGACGCCGGCCGGCTTCGCCAACTACGTCAACGTCTTCACCGACCCGGACCTCCGGGCGGCGCTCGCCCACTCCCTGGTCCTCCTCGTCTTCTATGCGGCGCTGCCGGTGTGCATCGGACTGCTGCTCGCGGGCGCGATGTCGCGCATCCGCATCTACGGGCTGACCCTGTTCCGCGCGCTGCTGTTCGTGCCCCAGATCCTGTCGAGCGTCGTGGTCGCCGTCGCCTGGCGCGGCCTGCTCGCCACGGACGGTCCCGTGAACTGGGTGCTGCAGCACATCGGCCTCGGCGCGCTTGCGACCGCGTGGCTCGGGAACTTCGACACCGCGCTCCCGGCCATCGGCGTGATCGGGACCTGGGTCGAGTACGGCCTCTGCATGGTGCTCTTCCTCGCCGGCATCGTCACCATCGACCGCTCGCTGTACGAGGCGGCGCGGCTCGACGGCGCCGGCGCCGTGCGCGAGTTCTTCGCGATCACCCTGCCGGCGCTGCGGCCGCAGATCTCGATCGCGCTCATCCTCACGATCACCTTCGCGCTGCGCAACTTCGACCTCATCTGGAACACCACGCGCGGCGGGCCGGGCACCTCCACCACCGTGCCGTCGCTGTTCGTCTACCTCGACGCGTTCCAGAACCGTCAGCTCGGGCAGGCGTCCGCGCTCGCGGTCGTGCTGACCGTGATCATCTTCGTCGTCGTGACCGCGGTCCAGGCGCTCCTGCAAGAGAGAGGAGAACGGTCGTGA
- a CDS encoding LysR family transcriptional regulator, with product MTLNQLRVFLRVAALGTFSAAAAELKMTQPSVSELIKRMEAAYGIRLFMRGPRRLVLTTAGEELVPYAQQAVDAADGADRALRSVTSLSGGVATFGLLRNANYYFLSALLETFHSRYPDVQLRIIGLNSVEVAEAVSAGELEAGLVVLPIDAEELSVTPLLRDEVLFASADPSRTRTPVTIADLAATDLILYDAHYGWRDPTRRQLAERAQLEGVTLTPQIEIEHVESALGIVALGGGDTIVSRAVAESKAFPENIHTVPFAEPLYDTIAIIQRRGNVLSPATREIARLAQRMLLSHHRRA from the coding sequence ATGACCCTCAACCAGTTGCGCGTCTTCCTGCGCGTCGCCGCGCTGGGCACCTTCTCGGCCGCGGCGGCGGAGCTGAAGATGACGCAGCCCTCCGTCTCCGAGCTCATCAAGCGGATGGAGGCCGCCTACGGCATCCGGCTCTTCATGCGCGGTCCGCGGCGCCTGGTGCTCACCACCGCCGGAGAAGAACTGGTCCCGTACGCGCAGCAGGCGGTGGACGCGGCCGACGGCGCGGACCGCGCGCTGCGCTCCGTCACCTCACTGAGCGGCGGGGTGGCGACCTTCGGCCTGCTGCGCAACGCCAACTACTACTTCCTCTCGGCGCTGCTGGAGACCTTCCACAGCCGCTACCCCGACGTGCAGCTCCGCATCATCGGCCTCAACAGCGTCGAGGTCGCGGAGGCGGTCAGCGCCGGCGAGCTCGAGGCCGGTCTGGTGGTGCTCCCGATCGATGCCGAGGAGCTGTCGGTGACGCCGCTGCTGCGCGACGAGGTGCTCTTCGCCTCCGCCGACCCCTCGCGCACGCGGACGCCCGTGACGATCGCCGACCTGGCCGCGACCGACCTGATCCTCTACGACGCCCACTACGGCTGGCGGGACCCGACGCGGCGGCAGCTCGCCGAACGCGCCCAGCTGGAGGGCGTGACGCTCACCCCGCAGATCGAGATCGAGCACGTGGAGTCCGCGCTCGGCATCGTGGCCCTGGGCGGCGGCGACACGATCGTGTCGCGCGCGGTCGCCGAGTCGAAGGCGTTCCCTGAGAACATCCACACCGTCCCGTTCGCGGAGCCGCTCTACGACACCATTGCGATCATCCAGCGCCGGGGCAACGTGCTCTCCCCCGCGACCCGCGAGATCGCGCGCCTGGCTCAGAGGATGCTGCTCAGCCACCACCGCCGGGCGTGA